One genomic window of Hemitrygon akajei chromosome 1, sHemAka1.3, whole genome shotgun sequence includes the following:
- the bhlhe22 gene encoding class E basic helix-loop-helix protein 22, with the protein MERSLHLNGPQEDLFRQTLSASAKRLESTFRPPAAIELSLPEPRSPMVCFEQADADAVHQQQGGEAGGGSGQYAEHQVTSCRESSGGDQSPDEDSDERCELMLGRQGGTERAGSLTKGTGVAASKKNKEQRALRLSINARERRRMHDLNDALDELRSVIPYAHSPSVRKLSKIATLLLAKNYILMQAQALDEMRRLVAYLNQGQSLPAAALPSSAAAAALTPSLGAYEQAAAGGYPFTASGLVAATAAAAAASCPDKCVTSTALYSTSSLCKQCSDKP; encoded by the coding sequence ATGGAAAGGAGCCTCCACCTCAATGGACCACAAGAGGATCTTTTTCGCCAAACTCTCAGCGCCTCGGCTAAGAGACTGGAGAGTACTTTCCGCCCTCCCGCCGCTATCGAGCTGTCGCTGCCTGAGCCCCGCTCCCCGATGGTTTGCTTCGAGCAAGCCGACGCCGACGCGGTACACCAGCAGCAAGGGGGAGAGGCCGGAGGGGGCAGCGGGCAGTACGCCGAGCACCAGGTCACCTCCTGCCGGGAGAGCAGCGGAGGCGACCAGAGCCCGGACGAGGACAGCGACGAGCGCTGCGAGCTGATGTTGGGCAGGCAAGGGGGCACCGAGCGGGCCGGCTCTCTGACCAAAGGAACCGGGGTGGCGGCGAGCAAGAAGAACAAGGAGCAGAGAGCCCTGAGGCTCAGCATCAACGCCCGGGAGAGGAGGCGCATGCACGACTTAAACGACGCGCTGGACGAGCTGAGGTCGGTGATCCCTTACGCGCACAGCCCGTCCGTCAGGAAGCTCTCCAAGATCGCCACGCTGCTCCTGGCCAAGAACTACATCCTGATGCAGGCTCAGGCACTGGACGAGATGAGGAGACTGGTGGCGTACCTGAACCAGGGCCAGAGCTTGCCGGCGGCAGCGCTACCGTCCTCCGCCGCTGCAGCCGCCCTCACCCCCAGCCTGGGCGCCTACGAGCAAGCGGCGGCTGGCGGCTACCCTTTCACTGCCAGCGGCTTAGTGGCGGCGacagcggcggcggcggcggccaGCTGCCCCGACAAGTGCGTCACCAGTACGGCTCTTTACAGCACGTCCAGTCtctgcaaacagtgcagcgacaAGCCTTAA